A section of the Oryza sativa Japonica Group chromosome 1, ASM3414082v1 genome encodes:
- the LOC4327044 gene encoding uncharacterized protein has translation MDGHVRRLLNRVSIALAAVATAALLQLFRHSSSSCFVGSPAYSSLSLAPFPRTSCDAASRRVVDPNLRLAKLRSSPRWRRRSAALSTSVFPRLRRLRLLRRSSRVLCVAAGAGQAVDALHVAGVGDATGVDLVDFPPLVRRADPHNLPFFDGVFDVVLSDEPMALTGALFPSRFVAEAERTVRWGGAIALAIERHIDLSTVASLFKKSRVAAAWNATLDGSAATMVILRKNSNNTKQH, from the coding sequence ATGGACGGGCACGTCCGGCGGCTGCTGAACCGCGTGTCGATCGCCCTGgcggccgtcgccaccgccgcgctgctGCAGCTCTTCCGCcactcgtcctcctcctgcttCGTCGGCTCCCCTGCCTATTCGTCCCTATCGCTGGCGCCCTTCCCGCGCACCTCGTGCGACGCTGCGTCCCGCCGCGTCGTCGACCCCAACCTCCGCCTCGCCAAGCTCCGGTCctcgccgcggtggcggcgccgcagcGCAGCCCTCTCCACATCCGTGTTCCCACGACTCCGCCGGCTGCGCCTCCTCCGCAGATCGTCCCGCGTCCTCTGCGTGGCCGCGGGCGCGGGGCAGGCGGTCGACGCGCTCCACGTGGCCGGCGTTGGGGACGCCACCGGCGTTGATCTTGTTGACTTCCCTCCCCTGGTAAGGCGCGCGGACCCGCACAATCTCCCGTTCTTCGACGGCGTGTTCGACGTCGTGCTCTCCGACGAACCGATGGCGCTCACCGGCGCGCTCTTCCCGTCCCGGTTCGTGGCCGAGGCCGAGCGCACCGTCCGGTGGGGCGGCGCAATTGCTCTCGCCATCGAACGGCATATCGATCTCTCTACCGTCGCCTCCCTCTTCAAAAAGTCACGCGTGGCGGCGGCTTGGAATGCTACCTTGGATGGCTCAGCGGCGACCATGGTAATCTTAAGAAAAAATAGCAACAATACAAAACAGCATTGA
- the LOC4327045 gene encoding small ribosomal subunit protein mS78 (rPPR3a) yields the protein MAASAAASRAQRLSRIFSSSSPSVRPPKPGQVKEAPKPAPTKKAPAPGAEANPNLRRNAIDDIIKGLLRERDPDKLVSGFIAASSTHPRFRARHRVYDVAVSRLATFGRLDGVEAIIDAQKPFLETSKEGFAARLIRLYGHASMASHAAATFHDLPPQLKSTMTFNSLLAAYVEAGEFEALAAAFKEIPVSNPSVVPSVYSYNILLQALCKVPDLSAALDTMTLMEKSGISPDLVTFNTLLNGFYNHGDMDGAEKVWEMITERNMVPDAKNYNAKLRGLVAQGRIEDAVAVVEKMEKDGPKPDTISYNELIRGYCKDGRLEEAKKLFEDMAENGYVANRGTYHTLIPCLVKAGELDYALKCCHEIYGKNLRVDCFVLQEVVTALVTASRVEDATKIVELGWNNSYPRRILNIPHATEKNKEESISEEEEEPENA from the coding sequence atggccgcctccgccgctgcttcCCGCGCGCAACGCCTATCTCGcatcttctcctcttcttctccatccGTGCGACCACCCAAGCCCGGGCAGGTCAAGGAAGCACCAAAGCCCGCGCCGACCAAGAAAGCTCCTGCTCCCGGCGCCGAGGCGAACCCCAACTTGCGCCGGAATGCCATCGACGACATCATCAAGGGCCTCTTGCGGGAGCGCGACCCGGACAAGCTGGTGTCCGGGTTCATCGCCGCCTCGTCCACGCACCCGCGCTTCCGTGCCCGGCACCGCGTGTACGACGTGGCCGTGTCCCGCCTCGCGACCTTCGGCCGCCTGGACGGCGTCGAGGCCATCATCGACGCGCAGAAGCCCTTCCTGGAGACCTCCAAGGAGGGATTCGCCGCGCGCCTCATCCGCCTGTACGGCCACGCATCCATGGCTTCCCACGCCGCTGCGACGTTCCATGACCTCCCCCCGCAGCTTAAGTCTACCATGACCTTCAACTCTCTCCTCGCAGCCTACGTCGAGGCTGGAGAGTTCGAAGCGCTTGCCGCCGCGTTCAAGGAGATCCCAGTCTCCAACCCCTCGGTTGTACCTAGCGTGTACTCCTATAACATACTCCTTCAAGCGCTATGCAAGGTGCCCGACCTCTCGGCGGCACTTGATACTATGACACTCATGGAGAAGTCTGGAATTTCACCCGATCTGGTCACTTTCAACACGCTATTGAATGGATTCTACAACCATGGAGACATGGATGGCGCTGAGAAAGTCTGGGAGATGATTACGGAGAGGAATATGGTGCCGGATGCAAAGAACTATAATGCAAAGTTGAGGGGCCTTGTTGCGCAAGGGAGGATTGAGGATGCAGTTGCAGTGGTTGAAAAAATGGAGAAGGATGGACCAAAGCCTGATACAATATCCTACAATGAGTTGATTCGAGGGTATTGCAAAGATGGGAGGTTAGAGGAAGCCAAGAAGCTGTTTGAAGATATGGCAGAAAATGGTTATGTTGCGAATAGGGGGACATATCATACCCTCATACCATGTCTTGTCAAGGCTGGTGAGCTCGATTATGCTCTGAAGTGCTGTCATGAGATATATGGTAAGAACCTTAGAGTGGACTGTTTTGTGCTGCAAGAGGTAGTGACTGCATTGGTCACGGCATCGAGGGTGGAGGATGCCACCAAGATTGTTGAGCTTGGATGGAACAACTCCTACCCACGGAGGATCTTGAATATTCCACATGCTACAGAGAAAAACAAGGAAGAATCAATttcagaagaggaagaggagcctGAAAATGCTTGA